The genomic segment CTGACGGTCTGTGGGCAGGCGGAGCTCGGGATGCTCCAAGAGGTCTTCAATGAGATGACGGTCTCGCTGCGGATCCACCAGCTGGTGACGGTGCAGACACTCGCTGCTGCGGGGGATGCACGCGATACCTACACCCGTGGGCACTCGGACCGGGTTGCGGAGTACGCACGCCAGCTTGCGGTGGCGCTGGGCTTTTCCCAAGAGCAGGTGGAGCGTATCCACACGATCGGCACTCTCCACGATGTCGGCAAGATCGGCATCCCAGACTCGGTCTTGCTCAAGCCCGGGCCGCTGGACCCCGACGAGCGCAAGGTCATGGAGTCGCACGCGGTGCGTAGTGAGGAGCTCATCCGCAATGTACCGTCGCTGGTGGCCACGCTCCCGGGGATTCGCCACCACCACGAGCGCTGGGACGGCAAGGGCTACCCGGATGGCCTGGCAGGAGAGGAGATTCCCCTCGATGCCCGTGTTCTCGCCCTCGCCGATACCTTCGATGCCCTCACCAGCGACCGCCCCTACCGCAAGGGCTGGGACTTTGCCCGTGCTCTGGCAGAGATCGAGCGCTGTGCAGGCACCCAGTTCGATCCCGCGCTCGTCCCGTATTTCATCGCCCTCTGGCCCGCCGCGACCGAGCCCGCAGCACCACTCCCCGAGCTCCGCAAGGCCGCGTAGCCGCTACTCCACCACGAGCCACTCCATGCCCCCCGCGGGTATCGTCACCTGCACGGTCACGGAGTAGTCGCGCTCCAGCGTGTAGGTCTTCGCCTTCCCCCCTCCAACCGCGAGTTTGGCCGATTTCGTGAGCCCCGTGTAGTAGAGCGGCAGGCGTAGCGCACGGGTGATGGGCTGATCGGTGGGGTTGAAGAGCACCGCTAGGGCTTTCTCCTTGAGTGCCGGGTTCACATGGAGGACACCGTCCCAGTCGCGCCCATCGGCGCGGCGCAGGTGGAGCAGGTCGCTCTCCAGGATCGCCCGGTGCGCCTTGAACCACGCCACCCACTTTGTCACGAGCGCCTTTGTCTCCGGCGTGTCGTAGAGGCGGGGACCGCGGTAGCAGGCCTGTGCGCCGTAGCCCAAGTTGTTCTGTAGGTGGCGCTCGTAGTCCGGGAGGTGGTCCTTGAGCGGCTCGATGGTCGCCGCCGCACCGCCACCCTGGTACTGCACCAGCGGGACGAACATCCAGCCCATGCTCGGGGTCTTCTCCCAGGTGCCATCAAAGAGGTTCTGCCGTGCGTGGAGCACCTGCTCGGCGCGCGGCAGGCTCCAGTTGCTCTCCCGGTAGCCCATCCCGGTCTTGTTGGAGCCATTGAGAAAGTAAAAATCCGGGACATTCAGGTAGATATTCTTGCTGCGGCACCAGTGGTAGAACGCGCGAATCTGCATAAACTGGGTCCACTGGGAGTCCGCAAGGCCCTGGTGTCCGGGGTGCGTGGTCGAGGCGCAGATATCGCCGGGGTAGCTGCCATCGTGCTCCAGAATGTCAAAGCCCGTCTCGGTCAGAAAGGTCTTGAGGTGCTCAAAGTAGGCGATTCCCCACTTACTTCCCAGGCACGGGCTGTTGCCAAAGATCGCACCATTAGGGTTCTTGACATCGTCGCGCTCCGAGATGCTCCGCGAGGCGAGGAGCGAGTAGCCGCCCAGGCGAATCTTCTTGCTGTGGGCGTAGTCGGCGAGGGCCTTGAACTTGGCGATGTTCTGCGGCGACGTGTCCTCCATGTTCAGGCCGCTGCCAAAGCTTAGGATCACCATCTCAAAGCCCACCTCGGCGCACTGGTCGATCGCGGTCTTGACGGTCTCCGGGTTGGTGCTGGTGACATGGAGCAGGAGCGGGTTGTCCAGCACCCAGGGGGCCAGCGCGCGGTACATCTTGCGGAGGGCGAGGCCCTTGCGCTCGCGCTCGGTGGAGTCGTGGAGGAGCACGAAGGTCCAGAAGCTATCGAGGCTCTGGCCGGGCTCCAGGACGATATCGGGGCCGTAGGGAGGGCGAACCTCAAGCAGGCACGGGGTCTGGCGCTCGTAGTTGACCTGGGTTGCATAGCCGGGGTCGGGGACAAAGTGGACGGTCTTATTGGAGTTGCTCTGGCCCATCCCTCCGAAGCTGTAGTCCGTGGAGACACTGATGTTGGGCTGCTCCCAGCGCTCGATCTTGTCGACCACGGACTCGGGCTCGACCAGGGCAAGGCGCTCGCTGGTAAACGAGCTCACGCGGAAGGGCTTCTCGCCCGAGTTGCTCACGGTCAGCCACTTGGCAAAGACCGGCAGGCCATCGTAGAGCTCGTAGTGGACCGTGACCGCCAGCCCCGGCGCGGCGAACTTCAGGTCGAGCGAGACCCCTGCCAAGGCCGGTGCCGCAGCAAAGCGAGGCACGGGCTTGCCAACCGAGTAGCCGGTAAAGTGCAGGGCATCGGGATCGGCCTTGAGCTGGGGGAGCCACTCGGGCTTGAGAAAGGCATGGTTGGGCTGCCCCGTCAGCCCCCCGACCGCGCGCTGTTTGCCGTCGATGGTGACCACTGCCTCCGGGCCGACCGCACGCAAGAAGGCCTCGCCGGTCACGAGCTGGTCCAGGCCGACTGTCGCGGCATCGGGCGAGAGGCGAAAGGTGCGACGCACCAAGCCGTTTTGCAGGGTAAGTGTCTTGCCATCGGCGGTCGCGGCCACGCTTGCATGGACAGCAGGGGGCTGGATCAGCCAGTCGGGAGAGAGGAGCATGGTGCATTATGCCGAAAAAATTGTGCTGGTAGCAAACGGCGACAGCTGGTGATTATTGGCGAGCTTAATCCAGTGTTGCTTGACAGAAATTCAAATAAACGCTAGGCTGTGGTTGGTAGGAGGAATACACCATGTATAGAAAATTTGCTCTGTTTGCAGCCACGCTG from the Armatimonas rosea genome contains:
- a CDS encoding HD-GYP domain-containing protein is translated as MASAAVGGAPRGGDPEVRSRTLLPDDATGGRLALELGLSRAALFTDFERGRSVVAGVFLISCLLGVLLTVRLARRFTRPLEAVIAAAQRVRAGDWPEPLTVCGQAELGMLQEVFNEMTVSLRIHQLVTVQTLAAAGDARDTYTRGHSDRVAEYARQLAVALGFSQEQVERIHTIGTLHDVGKIGIPDSVLLKPGPLDPDERKVMESHAVRSEELIRNVPSLVATLPGIRHHHERWDGKGYPDGLAGEEIPLDARVLALADTFDALTSDRPYRKGWDFARALAEIERCAGTQFDPALVPYFIALWPAATEPAAPLPELRKAA
- a CDS encoding alpha-galactosidase, translating into MLLSPDWLIQPPAVHASVAATADGKTLTLQNGLVRRTFRLSPDAATVGLDQLVTGEAFLRAVGPEAVVTIDGKQRAVGGLTGQPNHAFLKPEWLPQLKADPDALHFTGYSVGKPVPRFAAAPALAGVSLDLKFAAPGLAVTVHYELYDGLPVFAKWLTVSNSGEKPFRVSSFTSERLALVEPESVVDKIERWEQPNISVSTDYSFGGMGQSNSNKTVHFVPDPGYATQVNYERQTPCLLEVRPPYGPDIVLEPGQSLDSFWTFVLLHDSTERERKGLALRKMYRALAPWVLDNPLLLHVTSTNPETVKTAIDQCAEVGFEMVILSFGSGLNMEDTSPQNIAKFKALADYAHSKKIRLGGYSLLASRSISERDDVKNPNGAIFGNSPCLGSKWGIAYFEHLKTFLTETGFDILEHDGSYPGDICASTTHPGHQGLADSQWTQFMQIRAFYHWCRSKNIYLNVPDFYFLNGSNKTGMGYRESNWSLPRAEQVLHARQNLFDGTWEKTPSMGWMFVPLVQYQGGGAAATIEPLKDHLPDYERHLQNNLGYGAQACYRGPRLYDTPETKALVTKWVAWFKAHRAILESDLLHLRRADGRDWDGVLHVNPALKEKALAVLFNPTDQPITRALRLPLYYTGLTKSAKLAVGGGKAKTYTLERDYSVTVQVTIPAGGMEWLVVE